One Ensifer adhaerens genomic region harbors:
- a CDS encoding cytochrome c biogenesis protein DipZ: MILFVVAYLAGVLTIVSPCILPVLPFVFARAGQPFSTSILPMLLAKIVTFAGIASLAALGGNWAVQANAYGRYAAIAMLAVFGVTLLSTRAAAFVTGPLVELGNRLSRKAATGEKGSIGGSILLGVATGLLWAPCAGPVLGLVLTGAALNGANAQTTLLLVAYAAGAATSLALAVLAGARVFAAMKRFLGLGDRIRQGLGVAVLAGVGAIALGLDTGLLAQLSYASTSGVEQSILDRLRSGASPVDVASTRMTLAAKDTRQAAYRSDLPVEGQFPSLDGAVQWLNSKPLTPAELRGKVILVDFWTYSCINCIRTIPYVRAWAEKYRDQGLVVIGVHAPEFAFEKQIGNVEKAVRDFKITYPVAIDNNFAIWRAFSNSYWPAHYFIDAEGQIRYTHFGEGDYEGSERVIQDLLAEAAGKKKAEDDLVKPNAGGAEASPDLARLGSGETYVGYARAANFVSPEGVSANTSARYTVGNPGLNEWGLTGNWTVGAEEARLNEAGGGITYRFRARDLHLVLGPGAGGRPVPFQITIDGVAPGADHGADIDAAGKGTVTATRLYQLVRQSGAARERTFEIRFLAPGAEAFVFTFG, encoded by the coding sequence ATGATCCTCTTTGTTGTAGCCTATCTTGCCGGCGTGCTGACGATCGTCAGCCCGTGCATCCTGCCGGTGCTGCCATTCGTGTTTGCCCGCGCCGGCCAACCCTTTTCCACCAGCATTCTTCCGATGCTGCTCGCCAAGATCGTGACCTTTGCGGGTATCGCCTCGCTTGCAGCCCTAGGCGGCAACTGGGCGGTGCAGGCGAACGCCTATGGCCGCTACGCGGCGATCGCGATGCTCGCAGTCTTCGGCGTGACGCTGCTCTCGACGCGGGCTGCCGCCTTTGTGACCGGTCCGCTCGTGGAACTCGGCAACCGATTGTCGAGAAAGGCTGCGACCGGGGAGAAGGGCAGCATCGGCGGCTCGATCCTCCTTGGCGTTGCGACCGGATTGCTCTGGGCGCCCTGCGCCGGACCGGTGCTCGGTCTGGTGCTGACCGGGGCGGCGCTGAACGGCGCGAATGCGCAGACCACGCTGCTGCTTGTGGCCTATGCGGCCGGTGCTGCGACCTCGCTGGCGCTCGCCGTCCTGGCCGGTGCCAGAGTATTCGCGGCGATGAAGCGCTTCCTCGGCCTTGGCGACCGCATCCGCCAGGGTCTCGGCGTCGCGGTGCTCGCCGGTGTTGGCGCGATCGCACTGGGGCTCGACACCGGTCTTTTGGCGCAGCTTTCCTATGCCAGCACGTCGGGCGTCGAACAGTCGATCCTCGATCGCCTGCGCAGCGGTGCTTCGCCCGTGGACGTCGCAAGCACCCGCATGACCCTTGCCGCAAAGGATACGCGACAGGCGGCCTATCGCAGCGACCTTCCGGTGGAAGGGCAATTTCCGTCGCTCGACGGCGCGGTTCAGTGGCTGAATTCGAAGCCGCTGACGCCGGCCGAGCTTCGCGGCAAGGTCATTCTCGTCGATTTCTGGACCTATTCCTGCATCAACTGCATCCGCACCATCCCTTACGTTCGGGCCTGGGCGGAGAAGTACCGGGACCAAGGTTTGGTCGTCATTGGCGTGCACGCCCCCGAATTCGCCTTCGAAAAGCAGATCGGCAACGTCGAGAAGGCGGTGCGCGATTTCAAGATCACCTATCCGGTGGCGATCGACAACAACTTCGCCATCTGGCGCGCCTTCTCCAACAGCTACTGGCCGGCCCACTACTTCATCGATGCAGAGGGGCAGATCCGCTACACCCATTTCGGCGAGGGCGACTATGAAGGGTCCGAGCGGGTGATCCAGGATCTGCTGGCGGAAGCCGCCGGCAAGAAGAAGGCCGAAGACGATCTGGTGAAGCCGAATGCTGGGGGTGCCGAGGCCTCGCCGGACCTGGCACGCCTCGGATCCGGCGAGACCTATGTCGGTTATGCGCGTGCCGCAAACTTCGTCTCGCCCGAGGGCGTCTCGGCCAATACGTCCGCGCGGTACACGGTCGGCAACCCGGGGCTCAATGAATGGGGGCTGACCGGCAACTGGACGGTCGGCGCCGAAGAGGCACGCCTCAACGAGGCCGGCGGCGGCATCACCTACCGGTTCCGCGCGCGGGACCTGCACCTGGTGCTCGGCCCTGGCGCCGGCGGCAGGCCGGTCCCGTTTCAGATAACCATCGATGGGGTGGCGCCGGGCGCGGACCATGGCGCGGATATCGATGCGGCCGGCAAAGGTACCGTTACGGCGACCCGCCTTTATCAACTCGTCCGCCAGTCCGGAGCAGCCCGGGAGCGGACCTTCGAGATCCGCTTTCTCGCACCCGGCGCAGAAGCCTTCGTTTTCACCTTTGGATGA
- the tsaA gene encoding tRNA (N6-threonylcarbamoyladenosine(37)-N6)-methyltransferase TrmO, whose product MVRQNEIRENEVAVVPPAATDAGLVFIGRISTPWTSRMETPRQGRHDGPVCRIEIFEPWVLALKGVEAFERLEILYWLDRSRRDLVLQSPASNGEVHGTFSLRSPVRPNPIGTSIVKLEAVEGSSLLVRGLDCLDGTPLIDLKPDRTLFKPIAPPQRGDFETGDGKAHYCQKA is encoded by the coding sequence ATGGTCCGCCAGAACGAAATCCGTGAGAACGAGGTGGCCGTGGTACCGCCCGCGGCAACCGACGCCGGTCTCGTCTTTATCGGCCGCATTTCCACGCCCTGGACCTCGCGCATGGAAACCCCTCGCCAGGGTCGGCATGACGGCCCGGTCTGCCGTATCGAAATCTTCGAACCCTGGGTCCTGGCGCTGAAAGGCGTGGAGGCGTTCGAGCGGCTGGAAATCCTCTACTGGCTCGACCGTTCGCGGCGCGATCTGGTGTTGCAAAGCCCAGCCAGCAACGGCGAAGTGCACGGAACATTTTCACTGCGCTCGCCGGTTCGGCCGAACCCGATCGGCACCTCGATCGTCAAGCTCGAAGCCGTGGAAGGCTCGAGCCTTCTCGTGCGCGGCCTTGATTGCCTCGACGGTACGCCACTCATCGATCTGAAGCCCGACCGGACGCTGTTCAAGCCGATTGCGCCGCCGCAACGCGGCGACTTCGAGACCGGCGACGGCAAAGCGCATTACTGCCAGAAGGCGTGA
- a CDS encoding FecCD family ABC transporter permease, whose translation MLADGRKGNLWLLVGPLLLLALVSMSVGKYAGPSEIAGALHAALSGQPSDPVLSTVLWNVRLPRVAGAILIGAALAAAGATYQGLFRNPLVSPDILGVSGGASLGAVIGIFLSLPVLAIQAISFAGGLLAVAAVYAVGMAIRGRDPALTLVLAGIAIGALVGAGISLIKILADPYDQLPAITYWLLGSLTAITRLDVVSILPSLLIGLVPLVLFRWRMNLMTLGDEEAQTLGVDTRLTRALLIAAATLITAAAVSVSGVIGWIGLVIPHIARMLVGPDFRRLLPASMISGAAYLLVVDMLARSIALIEVPLGILTAAVGAPFFLWLLASGRRAWL comes from the coding sequence ATGCTGGCCGACGGGCGCAAGGGCAATCTCTGGCTCCTCGTCGGCCCCCTCCTCCTGCTCGCCCTGGTGTCGATGTCGGTCGGCAAATATGCCGGCCCGTCGGAGATCGCCGGGGCGCTGCACGCGGCCCTATCGGGACAGCCGAGCGACCCCGTTCTTTCAACCGTGCTCTGGAACGTGCGGCTGCCTCGGGTGGCGGGTGCGATCCTGATCGGCGCAGCACTTGCCGCAGCCGGCGCCACCTATCAGGGGCTTTTCCGCAATCCCCTCGTCTCGCCGGATATCCTTGGCGTTTCCGGCGGTGCCAGTCTCGGCGCCGTCATCGGCATCTTTCTGTCGCTGCCGGTCCTGGCAATCCAGGCGATCAGCTTCGCAGGCGGGCTGCTCGCCGTCGCCGCAGTCTATGCCGTCGGCATGGCAATCCGCGGACGCGATCCGGCCCTGACGCTCGTTCTGGCAGGGATCGCCATCGGCGCTCTCGTCGGTGCCGGCATATCGCTGATCAAGATCCTCGCCGATCCCTATGACCAGTTGCCGGCGATCACCTATTGGCTGCTCGGCAGCCTCACTGCGATCACGCGTCTCGACGTCGTTTCGATCCTGCCGTCGCTTTTGATCGGGCTGGTGCCGCTGGTGCTTTTTCGCTGGCGCATGAACCTGATGACGCTCGGCGACGAGGAAGCCCAGACCTTGGGCGTCGACACGCGTCTTACCCGCGCATTGCTGATCGCGGCGGCAACGCTGATCACTGCGGCGGCCGTCTCCGTCAGCGGCGTCATCGGCTGGATCGGCCTCGTCATCCCGCACATTGCGCGCATGCTGGTCGGCCCGGACTTCCGCCGCCTGCTGCCGGCCTCGATGATATCTGGTGCTGCCTATCTGCTTGTTGTCGACATGCTGGCGCGCAGCATTGCGCTCATCGAAGTGCCGCTCGGCATCCTGACCGCTGCCGTTGGCGCGCCCTTCTTCCTGTGGCTGCTCGCCTCCGGCCGGAGGGCCTGGCTATGA
- a CDS encoding iron ABC transporter substrate-binding protein, with amino-acid sequence MLKSLAIIFSAVLGLASGAAEARTITDAAGRTVEVPDTITRVLAAGPPASVLTYVLAPDKLAGWVREPTEEQKAYLLPSVRDLPTYGQLTGKGGSANVEAVLAAKPDIILDVGTVNDTYRSLADKVQAQTGIPYVLIDGRFADSGKTLRDVGALLGAAARAETLATYADQRIKDLNDSLAMIPADQRPRVYYGRGPEGLETGLSGSINVEILEAVGAENVAAAAGKGSLTQVSLEQILSWNPDVIIAASGKFAASAKKDPLWADVKAITTGRVFTAPSLPYGWFDSPPAINRVIGVVWLQKLFYPDRFKGDLKAETRDFYKLFYQVDLTDEQVATLLKGAVPASK; translated from the coding sequence ATGTTGAAATCTCTTGCGATAATCTTCTCAGCCGTGCTCGGCCTTGCCTCAGGCGCCGCCGAGGCGCGTACGATCACCGATGCCGCAGGGCGGACGGTTGAGGTTCCCGATACCATCACCCGCGTCCTTGCTGCCGGCCCGCCGGCCTCGGTGCTCACCTATGTTCTGGCGCCGGACAAGCTCGCCGGCTGGGTGCGCGAGCCGACGGAGGAGCAAAAGGCGTACCTGCTACCGTCGGTCCGCGACCTGCCGACCTATGGCCAACTCACGGGCAAGGGCGGCAGCGCCAACGTCGAGGCGGTGCTTGCCGCCAAGCCGGACATCATCCTCGACGTTGGAACCGTCAACGACACCTACCGCTCGCTGGCCGACAAGGTGCAGGCGCAGACCGGCATTCCCTACGTGCTGATCGATGGACGCTTCGCTGATAGCGGCAAGACGCTGCGCGACGTCGGCGCGCTGCTTGGCGCGGCCGCACGCGCCGAAACGCTCGCAACCTATGCCGACCAGCGGATCAAGGATCTGAACGACAGTCTCGCCATGATACCGGCCGATCAAAGGCCGCGCGTCTATTATGGCCGCGGCCCGGAAGGGCTGGAAACGGGGCTTTCCGGCTCGATCAATGTCGAGATCCTGGAAGCCGTCGGCGCCGAAAACGTCGCGGCGGCAGCCGGCAAGGGCAGCCTGACCCAGGTGTCGCTCGAACAGATTCTCTCCTGGAACCCGGACGTCATCATCGCGGCAAGCGGAAAGTTCGCAGCCTCGGCAAAGAAGGACCCGCTCTGGGCCGACGTGAAGGCAATCACGACCGGTCGAGTCTTCACCGCGCCGTCCCTGCCTTACGGCTGGTTCGATTCGCCGCCTGCGATCAACCGAGTGATCGGCGTCGTCTGGCTGCAGAAGCTGTTTTATCCCGACCGCTTCAAGGGGGACCTGAAGGCTGAGACCCGCGATTTCTACAAGCTGTTCTACCAGGTCGACCTGACGGACGAACAAGTGGCCACGCTCCTGAAGGGGGCGGTGCCGGCTTCGAAATGA
- the msrA gene encoding peptide-methionine (S)-S-oxide reductase MsrA yields MSDNEKRRGRTWSAFTRRLLVAATMVGGGLIFVLNGPPSAAQETKPVPMALHDIAPTDGRQTAVFAGGCFWGVQAVFQHVAGVASVTSGYAGGSAATATYEKTETGATGHAEAVEITFDPKQVSYGKLLEIYFSVAHDPTQLGGQGPDSGPQYRSAIFPRDEKQAKVATDYIAQLDASGVFSRPIATTIEDGKTFYPAEAYHQDYVYNNPGQPYVVIYEKPKIGALHRLFPGLYRQKPVLVSDSAS; encoded by the coding sequence ATGAGCGACAATGAAAAACGGCGCGGGCGCACCTGGTCCGCCTTCACGCGACGCCTTCTCGTCGCCGCAACCATGGTCGGTGGCGGATTGATCTTCGTTCTCAACGGGCCGCCGTCGGCGGCACAGGAGACCAAGCCTGTGCCGATGGCGCTCCACGATATCGCGCCGACGGACGGCCGCCAGACGGCGGTCTTTGCCGGCGGTTGCTTCTGGGGCGTGCAGGCGGTGTTCCAGCACGTGGCCGGCGTCGCGAGTGTCACGTCAGGATACGCGGGCGGCAGCGCCGCGACGGCGACCTACGAAAAGACGGAGACCGGCGCCACAGGGCATGCCGAAGCGGTGGAGATCACGTTCGACCCGAAGCAGGTGAGCTACGGCAAGCTGCTCGAGATCTACTTCTCCGTCGCTCATGATCCGACGCAGCTTGGTGGGCAGGGACCCGATAGCGGACCGCAATATCGATCGGCGATTTTTCCGCGCGATGAAAAGCAGGCGAAGGTTGCCACCGACTATATCGCGCAACTGGATGCGAGCGGCGTTTTCAGCCGCCCGATTGCGACGACCATCGAGGACGGCAAGACCTTTTACCCGGCCGAGGCGTATCACCAGGATTACGTCTACAACAATCCCGGCCAGCCCTATGTGGTCATCTACGAGAAACCGAAGATCGGCGCGCTGCATCGTCTGTTTCCGGGCCTCTATCGGCAGAAGCCGGTGCTTGTGTCAGACAGCGCTTCTTAG
- a CDS encoding ABC transporter ATP-binding protein yields the protein MTLDIKNLAFGYGGRTVGENASLSLESGEVLALLGPNGAGKTTLFKTVLGLLPVKAGDIILDGRPLSAWSRRERARQIAYVPQAHAALFPFTVLEVVLMGRAPHLAPFSSPGARDRRIAMEALGGLGMAHLAMRPYTEISGGERQMALIARALTQEPAILVMDEPTANLDYGNQMRVLSHVRALAARGLSVVLSTHNPDHAFLVADRVALLHASKLSALGLPKDVLTPASLKQLYDIDVVIGSIDGSDARLCAPRLTTPSIRKGTDHGPPERNP from the coding sequence ATGACGCTGGACATCAAGAATCTCGCCTTCGGCTATGGCGGACGCACGGTAGGCGAGAATGCCTCCCTGTCGCTTGAGTCCGGCGAGGTTCTGGCCCTGCTTGGCCCCAACGGCGCCGGCAAGACGACGCTGTTCAAGACCGTCCTCGGTCTCCTGCCGGTCAAGGCCGGCGATATTATCCTGGACGGTCGACCGCTTTCCGCCTGGTCGCGGCGCGAACGCGCCAGGCAGATCGCCTATGTTCCGCAGGCGCATGCGGCACTTTTCCCGTTTACAGTGCTGGAGGTGGTGTTGATGGGGCGAGCCCCTCACCTCGCGCCGTTCTCATCGCCTGGCGCTCGCGACCGTCGGATTGCCATGGAAGCGCTTGGCGGCCTCGGCATGGCCCACCTTGCCATGCGCCCCTATACCGAGATCAGCGGTGGCGAACGCCAGATGGCGTTGATCGCCCGCGCACTGACGCAGGAACCCGCCATCCTCGTCATGGACGAGCCGACCGCCAATCTCGACTATGGCAACCAGATGCGGGTGCTTTCGCATGTCCGAGCGCTGGCGGCACGCGGGCTTTCGGTCGTGCTTTCGACGCACAATCCGGATCACGCCTTCCTGGTCGCGGACCGCGTCGCCCTTCTCCACGCCTCGAAACTCAGCGCGCTCGGCTTACCCAAGGACGTGTTGACGCCCGCCTCTCTCAAACAACTCTACGACATCGATGTGGTGATCGGCTCGATCGACGGCAGCGACGCCCGTCTCTGTGCGCCGCGCCTCACCACCCCCTCTATAAGGAAAGGAACTGACCATGGTCCGCCAGAACGAAATCCGTGA